The following proteins come from a genomic window of Microbacterium sp. SY138:
- a CDS encoding nitroreductase family protein has protein sequence MSTPVIDRTAPTEHPVLDVLAGRWSPRAFDAQSSIDEAKLATALEAARWTPSANNTQPWRFIVARRGTALHAQVVDALMGFNQAWAGNAAVLVVAIAETATADGTPITHTLYDLGQAVAHFSVQAHHDGLVVHQMSGFDPEVVREFADLEERFVPFTVFAVGEFGDIEALPEVLQEREVAPRVRRPIAETVILSA, from the coding sequence GTGAGCACTCCTGTCATCGACCGCACCGCACCGACCGAGCACCCCGTCCTCGACGTCCTCGCCGGCCGCTGGAGCCCCCGCGCCTTCGACGCGCAGAGCTCGATCGACGAGGCCAAGCTCGCCACCGCTCTCGAGGCCGCCCGCTGGACACCGTCCGCCAACAACACGCAGCCCTGGCGCTTCATCGTCGCCCGTCGCGGCACCGCGCTGCACGCGCAGGTCGTCGACGCCCTGATGGGCTTCAACCAGGCCTGGGCGGGCAACGCGGCCGTGCTCGTCGTCGCGATCGCCGAGACCGCCACGGCCGACGGCACCCCGATCACGCATACGCTCTACGACCTCGGCCAGGCGGTCGCGCACTTCTCGGTGCAGGCACACCACGACGGCCTGGTCGTGCACCAGATGAGCGGCTTCGATCCCGAGGTCGTCCGCGAGTTCGCCGACCTCGAGGAGCGCTTCGTGCCCTTCACGGTCTTCGCCGTCGGCGAGTTCGGCGACATCGAGGCTCTGCCCGAGGTGCTGCAGGAGCGCGAGGTCGCTCCGCGCGTACGTCGCCCGATCGCCGAGACGGTCATCCTGAGCGCCTGA
- a CDS encoding ATP-binding cassette domain-containing protein translates to MDLLRITGARTNNLRDVSVDVPKKLLTVFTGVSGSGKSSLVLDTIAAEAQRLVNDSYSTFIRARLPQMPAPDVQAMDGLTFTVLIDQRRFTGNARSTVATATDLASLVRLVFSRVGEPSAGYSPAYSFNDPSGMCPTCEGLGTVYDIDIDALIDPEKNIDEGPVRFSLFRPGVYRWKRFAYCGLFDRQKPLKDYTAEEMDQFLYADKLKLDDPDPRFPQSARFDGVITRMRDVFLKQRPVKMSASVREELDRLVTHHTCPDCHGARVNAAARESLIDGRSIVDWMRMPVSDLHALLDEFDDPRVAPAVDGVRHVLDALLSVGLGYLTLDRESATLSGGEAQRVKIVRHLGSALTDVTYVFDEPSTGLHPADIQRLVALLQRLRDAGNTILVVEHHPQVIAVADHVVDLGPGAGSGGGIVQFEGTPVALRAADTLTGRVLAEPLTIRATTRTPSGRVAVRNARAHNLRGFDVDIPLGVLTAVTGVAGSGKSSFATAELPRQHPEFTVVGQDPLRGGARSTTLSMLRIADTVREVFASSSGLDASWFSFNSRGGCPTCRGRGHITTELAFLDDVSLPCDACGGLRFNETALGVQVDGSSIADVLASTPAEVSALFSDHPDVVDALDWVQRTGLSYIPVGRSLDTLSGGEKQRLLLARHLSEPQRDRADRIILDEPTSGLHPTDVDTVNALFDDLLDEGATLVVVEHNLRVVARADHVVDIGPGAGSDGGQLIFTGTPAEISGDDDSLTGRALAAASRPHP, encoded by the coding sequence ATGGACCTCCTCCGCATCACCGGCGCGCGGACGAACAATCTCCGCGACGTCTCCGTCGACGTTCCCAAGAAGCTGCTGACCGTCTTCACCGGCGTCTCGGGTTCGGGCAAGTCGTCCCTCGTGCTCGACACGATCGCCGCCGAGGCGCAGCGACTCGTCAACGACTCCTATTCGACCTTCATCCGTGCCCGGCTGCCGCAGATGCCCGCACCCGACGTGCAGGCCATGGACGGGCTGACCTTCACGGTCCTGATCGACCAGCGCCGGTTCACGGGCAACGCGCGCTCGACCGTGGCGACCGCGACCGACCTGGCATCGCTGGTGCGCCTGGTCTTCTCACGCGTCGGCGAGCCCTCCGCCGGCTACTCCCCCGCCTACTCGTTCAACGACCCGTCCGGCATGTGCCCGACCTGCGAAGGCCTCGGCACGGTGTACGACATCGACATCGACGCGCTGATCGACCCCGAGAAGAACATCGACGAGGGACCGGTCCGGTTCAGCCTGTTCCGCCCCGGGGTGTATCGGTGGAAGCGCTTCGCGTACTGCGGACTGTTCGACCGCCAGAAGCCGCTCAAGGACTACACGGCCGAGGAGATGGACCAGTTCCTCTACGCCGACAAGCTCAAGCTCGACGACCCCGATCCGCGGTTCCCGCAGAGCGCCCGGTTCGACGGGGTGATCACGCGCATGCGCGATGTGTTCCTGAAGCAGCGCCCGGTGAAGATGTCGGCCTCGGTGCGCGAGGAGCTCGACCGGCTCGTGACACATCACACATGCCCGGACTGCCACGGTGCGCGGGTGAACGCGGCAGCGCGGGAGAGCCTGATCGACGGACGCTCGATCGTGGATTGGATGCGCATGCCCGTGTCCGACCTGCATGCCCTGCTCGACGAGTTCGACGATCCCCGCGTCGCCCCGGCCGTCGACGGTGTCCGCCACGTGCTCGATGCCCTGCTCTCGGTGGGCCTCGGCTATCTCACGCTCGACCGCGAATCGGCCACGTTGTCCGGCGGTGAGGCTCAGCGCGTCAAGATCGTGCGACACCTCGGCAGCGCCCTCACCGACGTCACCTACGTGTTCGACGAGCCCAGCACCGGATTGCACCCCGCCGACATCCAGCGGCTGGTGGCCCTGCTGCAGCGGCTGCGCGACGCCGGCAACACCATCCTCGTCGTCGAGCATCATCCGCAGGTGATCGCGGTCGCCGATCACGTCGTCGACCTCGGGCCGGGGGCGGGCTCCGGCGGCGGCATCGTGCAGTTCGAGGGCACCCCCGTAGCGCTCCGCGCCGCCGACACCCTCACGGGGCGTGTGCTCGCCGAGCCACTGACGATCCGTGCGACGACTCGGACTCCCTCGGGCCGCGTCGCCGTGCGGAATGCGCGCGCGCACAACCTCCGCGGGTTCGACGTCGACATCCCGCTCGGCGTGCTCACCGCCGTCACAGGGGTCGCGGGGTCGGGCAAGAGTTCCTTCGCGACCGCCGAGCTGCCGCGCCAGCACCCGGAGTTCACGGTCGTCGGGCAGGACCCGCTGCGGGGCGGAGCGCGGTCGACGACGCTGAGCATGCTGCGTATCGCCGACACGGTGCGCGAGGTGTTCGCAAGCTCCTCAGGGCTCGATGCCTCCTGGTTCAGCTTCAACTCCCGTGGGGGGTGCCCCACCTGCCGCGGCCGTGGACACATCACGACCGAGCTCGCATTCCTCGACGACGTCTCCCTCCCGTGCGATGCCTGCGGAGGGCTGCGTTTCAATGAGACCGCGCTCGGCGTGCAGGTCGACGGCTCCTCGATCGCCGACGTGCTGGCGTCGACGCCGGCCGAGGTCAGCGCGCTCTTCTCCGACCACCCGGACGTGGTCGACGCGCTGGACTGGGTGCAGCGCACCGGCCTGAGCTACATCCCGGTCGGACGCTCGCTCGACACCCTCTCCGGCGGCGAGAAGCAACGGCTGCTGCTGGCCCGGCACCTCAGCGAGCCGCAACGCGATCGCGCCGACCGCATCATCCTCGACGAGCCGACCTCAGGACTGCATCCGACCGACGTCGACACCGTCAACGCCCTCTTCGACGACCTGCTCGACGAGGGGGCGACGCTGGTCGTGGTCGAGCACAATCTGCGCGTGGTCGCCCGCGCCGACCACGTCGTCGACATCGGTCCGGGTGCCGGTTCCGATGGCGGTCAGCTGATCTTCACCGGCACTCCGGCAGAGATCTCGGGCGACGACGACTCCCTCACCGGTCGGGCGCTCGCGGCAGCGTCTCGCCCGCACCCCTGA
- a CDS encoding AAA family ATPase → MTTPQTGNQNQEQQSALEQFGINLTDRAREGKLDPVIGRDSEIRRVSQVLTRRTKNNPVLIGEPGVGKTAVVEGLAQRIVAGDVAESLKDKELVTLDISALVAGAMYRGQFEERLKQVLKEITESDGQVITFIDELHVLMGAGGGEGSVAASNMLKPMLARGELRLIGATTLNEYREFIEKDAALERRFQQVYVGEPSVEDTIAILRGLKGRYEAHHGVTISDSALVAAAALSSRYLPARQLPDKAIDLIDESMSRLKMEIDSSPVEIDQLKRQVDRMKLEELALKREKDAASKERLSALREQLVGMEKQLAELEARWARERQGLNRVGELKKQLDDAITQRDLAMRNADYTKASKLEYETIKRLERDIAEAEQAEAATPAEPRMVNEQVTDEDIAAVIAAWTGIPVGRLLQGESEKLLHLEQELGKRLIGQKDAVKAVSDAVRRSRAGISDPGRPTGSFLFLGPTGVGKTELAKALAEFLFDDEHAMVRIDMSEYGEKHSVSRLVGAPPGYIGYEQGGQLTEAVRRRPYSVILLDEVEKAHPEVFDVLLQVLDDGRLTDGQGRTVDFSNVILILTSNLGSPILIDPVLAPDEKRDQVMALVRQAFRPEFLNRLDDIVMFSALSEDDLAQIVELSVDQLHDRLRDRRLTLAVTPDARAWLAERGYDPMFGARPLRRLIQSEVQNKLATALLSGNVHDGDTVRVDVAADGAGLVLTSTTPDPEPEEDDVIEAELLED, encoded by the coding sequence ATGACCACCCCGCAGACCGGCAACCAGAACCAAGAGCAGCAGTCCGCCCTCGAGCAGTTCGGCATCAACCTGACCGACCGCGCCCGCGAGGGCAAGCTCGACCCCGTGATCGGACGAGACAGCGAGATCCGTCGCGTCAGTCAGGTGCTCACCCGCCGCACGAAGAACAACCCCGTGCTGATCGGTGAGCCGGGCGTCGGCAAGACCGCCGTCGTCGAAGGACTCGCCCAGCGCATCGTCGCGGGCGATGTCGCCGAGTCCCTCAAGGACAAGGAGCTGGTCACCCTCGACATCTCCGCCCTCGTGGCCGGCGCGATGTACCGCGGGCAGTTCGAGGAGCGGCTGAAGCAGGTGCTCAAGGAGATCACCGAGTCCGACGGACAGGTCATCACGTTCATCGACGAGCTGCACGTGCTGATGGGTGCCGGCGGTGGGGAGGGGTCGGTCGCGGCCTCCAACATGCTCAAGCCCATGCTGGCCCGCGGTGAACTGCGCCTGATCGGCGCGACCACTCTCAACGAGTATCGCGAGTTCATCGAGAAGGACGCCGCACTGGAGCGCCGCTTCCAGCAGGTCTACGTCGGAGAGCCCTCGGTCGAGGACACGATCGCGATCCTCCGTGGACTCAAGGGTCGCTACGAGGCCCACCACGGGGTCACGATCTCCGACAGCGCCCTCGTCGCCGCCGCCGCGCTCTCGAGCCGCTATCTTCCCGCGCGCCAGCTTCCGGACAAGGCGATCGACCTGATCGACGAGTCGATGTCGCGGCTGAAGATGGAGATCGACTCGTCTCCGGTCGAGATCGATCAGCTCAAGCGCCAGGTCGACCGCATGAAGCTCGAAGAGCTCGCGCTCAAGCGGGAGAAGGACGCCGCCTCCAAGGAGCGTCTGAGTGCCCTGCGCGAGCAACTCGTCGGCATGGAGAAGCAGCTCGCCGAGCTCGAGGCCCGGTGGGCGCGCGAGCGGCAGGGGCTGAACCGGGTCGGTGAGCTGAAGAAGCAGCTCGACGACGCGATCACCCAGCGTGACCTCGCCATGCGCAACGCCGACTACACGAAGGCCTCGAAGCTGGAGTACGAGACCATCAAGCGTCTGGAGCGCGACATCGCCGAGGCCGAGCAGGCCGAGGCCGCGACGCCGGCGGAACCCCGCATGGTCAACGAACAGGTCACCGACGAGGACATCGCCGCCGTGATCGCCGCGTGGACGGGTATCCCTGTCGGGCGTCTGCTGCAGGGCGAGAGCGAGAAGCTGCTGCACCTGGAGCAGGAGCTCGGCAAGCGCCTGATCGGTCAGAAGGACGCCGTGAAGGCCGTATCGGATGCCGTGCGCCGTTCGCGTGCGGGTATCAGCGACCCCGGTCGGCCGACCGGATCGTTCCTGTTCCTCGGCCCCACCGGTGTCGGAAAGACCGAGCTGGCCAAGGCGCTGGCCGAGTTCCTCTTCGACGACGAGCACGCCATGGTGCGCATCGACATGTCGGAGTACGGCGAGAAGCACTCGGTCTCGCGACTCGTCGGTGCCCCTCCCGGATACATCGGATACGAGCAGGGTGGTCAGCTGACCGAGGCTGTGCGACGCCGCCCGTACAGCGTGATCCTGCTCGACGAGGTCGAGAAGGCCCACCCCGAGGTGTTCGACGTGCTGCTGCAGGTGCTCGACGACGGTCGCCTGACCGACGGTCAGGGGCGCACGGTCGACTTCTCGAATGTGATCCTGATCCTCACGTCGAACCTGGGATCGCCGATCCTCATCGACCCGGTGCTCGCACCCGATGAGAAGCGCGATCAGGTCATGGCCCTCGTGCGGCAGGCATTCCGTCCGGAATTCCTGAACCGACTCGACGACATCGTGATGTTCTCGGCCCTGAGCGAGGACGACCTCGCCCAGATCGTGGAGCTCTCGGTCGACCAGCTGCACGACCGGCTGCGCGACCGTCGCCTCACACTCGCCGTCACCCCCGATGCGCGGGCCTGGCTCGCCGAGCGCGGGTACGACCCCATGTTCGGTGCGCGACCGCTGCGCCGCCTCATCCAGAGCGAGGTGCAGAACAAGCTCGCCACCGCGCTGCTCTCGGGCAACGTGCACGACGGCGACACCGTGCGGGTCGACGTGGCCGCCGACGGGGCGGGCCTCGTGCTCACCTCGACGACGCCCGACCCCGAGCCGGAGGAAGACGACGTGATCGAGGCCGAACTGCTCGAGGACTGA